In Gopherus flavomarginatus isolate rGopFla2 chromosome 5, rGopFla2.mat.asm, whole genome shotgun sequence, one DNA window encodes the following:
- the GON7 gene encoding EKC/KEOPS complex subunit GON7: protein MELQAQLTGRDGQKRPLRVRCQPEAGAGGELRGLLRGLSQLQEQVSALLAPLVEQESGGRAGAGTAAGPRGDVGEEEEEEEDDEENNTDVKTCVDGPPLKRTKSQHS from the exons ATGGAGCTGCAGGCGCAGCTGACGGGGCGCGACGGGCAGAAGCGGCCGCTTCGCGTGCGCTGCCAGCCCGAGGCCGGCGCCGGCGGGGAGCTCCGGGGGCTGCTGCGCGGGCTGtcccagctgcaggagcaggTCTCGGCGCTGCTCGCGCCCCTAGTGGAGCAAGAGAGCGGGGGCCGAGCGGGGGCGGGGACCGCAGCGGGGCCGCGGG gtgatgttggggaggaagaggaggaggaggaagatgatgaAGAAAACAACACTGATGTCAAAACATGTGTGGATGGACCACCTTTAAAACGGACAAAAAGTCAGCACTCCTGA